One stretch of Vulgatibacter sp. DNA includes these proteins:
- a CDS encoding DUF4215 domain-containing protein has protein sequence MGAARCLIVIGVALLLLVACGSDDGSGAGAPGGAGGAAGEGGAGGAGGGEAGSGGAGGSGGSGGSGGTTLPPVCGDGEVNQDDEECDDGNADATDECVECIIVICGDGKVTGYEGCDDGEGVNGTGGPRDCRADCTKCSDGLINHVDEQCDDANAVDTDGCTNACTQARCGDGIVREGEEQCDDGNTADGDGCSANCRLE, from the coding sequence GCTCCGACGACGGGAGCGGCGCCGGCGCGCCGGGTGGTGCCGGCGGCGCTGCAGGTGAAGGGGGTGCCGGTGGTGCCGGCGGCGGGGAGGCCGGGAGCGGCGGCGCCGGCGGCAGCGGCGGGAGCGGCGGGAGCGGCGGCACGACCCTGCCCCCGGTCTGCGGTGACGGCGAGGTCAACCAGGACGACGAGGAGTGCGACGACGGCAACGCCGACGCCACCGACGAGTGCGTCGAGTGCATCATCGTCATCTGCGGCGACGGCAAGGTCACCGGCTACGAAGGCTGCGACGACGGCGAGGGCGTCAACGGCACCGGCGGCCCGCGGGACTGCAGGGCGGACTGCACCAAATGCAGCGATGGCCTGATCAACCACGTCGACGAGCAGTGCGACGACGCCAACGCGGTCGACACCGACGGCTGCACCAACGCCTGCACCCAGGCCCGCTGCGGTGACGGCATCGTCCGCGAGGGCGAGGAGCAGTGCGACGACGGGAACACCGCGGACGGCGACGGCTGCAGCGCCAACTGCCGCCTCGAGTGA